A portion of the Macaca nemestrina isolate mMacNem1 chromosome 19, mMacNem.hap1, whole genome shotgun sequence genome contains these proteins:
- the LOC105464921 gene encoding cTAGE family member 2: protein MECCVFAAACCGRGYCSDRHSSSGAMEEPKANPQPYLGLVLELLRRVVAALPEGMKPDSHPYDFPWELVIPAAVVGFFAVLFLWRSFRSVTSRLYVRREKKLAVALSGLIEEKCKLLEKFSLVQKEYEGYEVQSSLKDASFEKATTEAQSLEATCEKLNRFNSELQHDILCLEKELKEEKSKHSEQNELMADISKRIQSLEDESKSLKSQVAEAKMTFKRFQMNEGRLQIEIQDALNENYQLQENQKQLLQEAEVWKEQGRELIKQKRTFEDSKVHAEQVLNDKENHIRTLTERLLKMKDQTATLREDITVDDNLELEMNNESEDGAYLDNPPKGALKKLIHAATLCASLKTLEGERNQIYIQLSEVDKTKEELTEHIKNLQTEQASLQSESTHFESENQKLQQKLKVMTELCQENETKLYRKLIVEEKCRLEKEEKLSKADEIISHATEELKTYRKRAKDLEEFERTIHFYRRKSILHKKKAHHNWLAAWTAERNLNDLRIENAHNRQKLTDIEFKIKLLEKDRHALDVPNTAFGREHSPYAPSPLGRPSSEMGQPSSEMRAFLYPPTSLEGPLRRSPLLPGGGGRGPGGPGNPLDCQMTNERGEASCDRLTSPHRAPSGTGPLSPLWEQDHRMVFPPPGQSYPDSAFPPQRQDRFHSNSARRSGPAELRSFNTPSLGKLDGSMPSEMESGRNDTKDNLGYLKVPDSSLPTENEATGPGFIPPPLAPIRGPSFPVDTRGPFMRRGPPFPPPPPGTMFGASRDYCPPSVVPGPPRAPFAMTNVYPPRGFPPYRPPRPGFPPPTTTF, encoded by the coding sequence ATGGAATGCTGCGTCTTCGCCGCCGCTTGTTGTGGCCGGGGTTACTGCAGCGACCGCCACAGCAGCTCTGGTGCTATGGAGGAGCCTAAGGCTAACCCTCAGCCCTACTTGGGGCTAGTCTTGGAGTTGCTGCGCAGGGTTGTGGCAGCACTGCCTGAAGGTATGAAACCAGATTCTCATCCTTATGATTTTCCATGGGAATTGGTGATACCGGCAGCTGTTGTGGGATTTTTTGCTGTTCTCTTCTTGTGGAGAAGTTTTAGATCAGTTACGAGTCGGCTTTACgtgagaagagagaagaagcTTGCTGTGGCACTTTCTGGACtaattgaagaaaaatgtaaactacTTGAAAAATTTAGCCTTGTTCAAAAAGAGTATGAAGGCTACGAAGTACAGTCATCTTTAAAGGATGCCAGCTTTGAGAAAGCGACAACAGAAGCACAAAGTTTGGAGGCAACCTGTGAAAAGCTGAACAGGTTCAATTCTGAACTTCAGCATGATATACTCTGTCTAGAAAAAGagttaaaagaagagaaatctaaacatTCTGAACAAAATGAATTGATGGCAGATATTTCCAAAAGGATACAGTCGCTAGAAGATGAGTCAAAATCCCTCAAATCACAAGTAGCTGAAGCCAAAATGACTTTTAAGAGATTTCAAATGAATGAAGGACGACTGCAGATAGAAATACAAGATGCTTTGAATGAAAATTATCAACTTCAGGAAAACCAGAAACAGCTTTTGCAAGAAGCTGAAGTATGGAAAGAACAAGGGCGTGAACTTATTAAACAGAAAAGAACATTTGAAGACTCCAAAGTACACGCAGAACAAGTtttaaatgataaagaaaatcacATCAGGACTCTGACTGAACGCTTGCTAAAGATGAAAGATCAGACTGCTACGCTTCGAGAAGACATAACGGTTGATGATAACTTGGAATTAGAAATGAACAATGAATCGGAAGATGGTGCTTACTTAGATAATCCTCCAAAAGGAGCTTTGAAGAAACTGATTCATGCTGCTACGTTATGTGCTTCTTTAAAAACcttagaaggagaaagaaaccaAATTTATATTCAATTATCTGAAGTTGATAAAACAAAGGAAGAGCTTACAGAGCATATTAAAAATCTTCAGACTGAACAAGCATCTTTGCAGTCAGAAAGCACACATTTTGAAAGTGAGAATCAGAAACTTCAACAGAAACTTAAAGTAATGACTGAATTGTGTCAAGAAAATGAAACGAAACTCTACAGGAAATTAATAGTAGAGGAAAAATGCCGgttagagaaagaagagaaactttCTAAAGCAGATGAAATAATCAGCCATGCCACTGAAGAGCTGAAGACCTACAGAAAGCGAGCCAAAGATCTTGAAGAATTTGAGAGAACTATTCATTTTTATCGAAGGAAGAGTATTCTCCATAAGAAAAAAGCACATCATAATTGGTTGGCAGCTTGGACTGCTGAAAGAAACCTCAATGATTTGAGGATAGAAAATGCTCACAacagacaaaaattaactgatatagagtttaaaataaaacttttagaaaaagatCGTCATGCACTTGATGTTCCAAATACAGCATTTGGCAGAGAGCATTCCCCATATGCTCCCTCACCATTGGGTCGGCCTTCATCTGAAATGGGTCAGCCTTCATCTGAAATGAGAGCTTTTCTCTATCCTCCGACTTCGTTGGAGGGTCCACTGAGACGCTCACCTTTGCTTccagggggaggaggaagaggcccAGGAGGCCCAGGGAATCCTCTGGACTGTCAGATGACCAATGAAAGAGGAGAAGCAAGCTGTGATAGGTTAACCAGTCCTCACAGGGCTCCTTCTGGCACTGGGCCCCTGTCGCCTCTGTGGGAACAGGACCATAGGATGGTGTTTCCTCCACCGGGACAGTCATATCCTGATTCAGCTTTTCCTCCACAAAGGCAAGACAGATTTCATTCTAATTCTGCTAGACGCTCTGGACCAGCAGAACTCAGAAGTTTTAATACACCTTCTTTGGGTAAATTGGATGGGTCAATGCCTTCAGAAATGGAATCCGGTAGAAATGATACCAAAGATAATCTTGGTTATTTAAAGGTGCCTGATTCATCTCTTCCCACTGAAAATGAAGCAACTGGCCCTGGCTTTATTCCTCCACCTCTTGCTCCAATCAGAGGTCCATCATTTCCAGTAGATACAAGGGGCCCGTTCATGAGAAGAGGACCTCCtttccctccacctcctccaggaaccATGTTTGGAGCTTCTCGAGATTATTGTCCACCAAGTGTTGTCCCCGGTCCACCACGTGCTCCATTTGCAATGACAAATGTCTATCCGCCCAGGGGTTTTCCTCCTTACCGTCCCCCAAGACCTGGAtttccaccccccaccaccacattCTGA